In the genome of Gammaproteobacteria bacterium, the window GGGGGTTATTTCACCATCATTTGTACCTAATGATGGACGACTCATTCATGGGAACGAGTTGTTGGCCAAGATTCATGCGGACTATAAGGAACATCTCACTTATCGTTCGAGTCAACACACGGTTAGCCGAGTAGCGGCGGCGCTAAATAATATTAAGGGTTTACCTATTGGTTGGAATGCTCCAGCGGAAGTAAAGGATGCATTAGGTGGGTTTGTGGGCTATTTGATGTTGGATGCTTTGGTGAGTAATCAGGATAGGCATCATGAAAATTGGGGACTCATTGAGTCACCAAAGCACGGTCTCCGTCTTGCGCCTACATTTGATCATGCTTCCAGTTTGGGACGAAATGAAAGGGACAATATACGAAGGGAGCGTTTGGAGTCAAAAGATCGTGGTCGTGGCGTTGAACACTATTGTGGTCGTGCTCGCTCCGGTTTATACAAATTTTTAAAGGATAAAAAAGCCTTGAGCACACTTGTTGCTTTTGAAGAGGCGGCTAAAAAACGACCGGCAGCAGGGCAATATTGGTTGATAAAACTGAAAAGTATCCGGTTTTATGATTTTGAAAGGATTTTTTCGGAATTGCCTGAAGAGGTTGCTTCACCTTTTGCTAGACGGTTTGCGTTAAAGATGTTGGATGTTAATCAAAAACGTTTGTTGAATTTATTGGAAGTTGTATGAAATCACTTTTTGTTGCGTGGCAAGACTCTGTGTCACGGCAATGGGCACCGGTCGGTCGTTTGAGTCACGATGAGGGTAAATATCGGTTTGTGTACACTCAAGGTGCTAAAAGCTCCCTTTTTATCCCTTTTGGTCGTATGACGGATCTTAATGCAGAATATGTTTCAGATGAGTTATTTCCTCTGTTTGCCAATCGTATTTTGGCCAAATCACGTCCTGAATATGACCGATACATGAATTGGTTGGGTCTGGAGCGCTCTTCGCACGATGCATTTGATGAGTTGGTGAGAACTGGTGGTTTACGAGCGACAGACTCCCTAGAACTGTTTCCATATCCACAACCGACCTTTGATGATTGTTACCAAGCTCATTTTTTTTGTCGTGGTTTGCGTTATTTCGATTCTGAGAGTCAGACGCGAGCAGCAAAACTTGGGG includes:
- a CDS encoding HIRAN domain-containing protein — translated: MKSLFVAWQDSVSRQWAPVGRLSHDEGKYRFVYTQGAKSSLFIPFGRMTDLNAEYVSDELFPLFANRILAKSRPEYDRYMNWLGLERSSHDAFDELVRTGGLRATDSLELFPYPQPTFDDCYQAHFFCRGLRYFDSESQTRAAKLGVDEALFLMSDLQNEHDSMALVLRTGDPMTLVGYVPRYFSTEFTELLRIVGADQVKVSVKKVNPQAPLQYRLLCRITAPWPKTFRPCEGGVFQSLAR